The Gammaproteobacteria bacterium DNA window AGAAATAGTCATGACAGTGCGTACCCGTCAAGATGTCTTCCCATGTGATACTAGTTTGGATACAACTCAGATTGTTTCTACCTCTCGTTTGGTTTCTACAGTCACAGGTTTCCCTGTGCAACCTAATAAAGCAATTGTAGGAGCAAATGCGTTTGCACACGAATCGGGAATTCATCAGGATGGTGTGCTAAAAGCGCGTGAAACTTATGAAATTATGCGTGCCGAAGATGTCGGTTGGACAGAGAATCGTATGGTATTGGGTAAACATTCTGGGCGTAATGCATTTCGTTCTCGTTTGAAAGAATTGGGAATGGATTTTGAATCAGATGAAGATTTAAATCGAGCCTTTACTGCATTTAAAGAACTTGCTGATAAAAAGCATGAGATCTTTGATGAAGATTTGTTTGCTTTGGTGGCAGATGATGACACTCATTTAGAAGAGAAGTTTAAATTAGTAACTTTGCGTGTATGTTCAGATACAAACAAGGTGCCTGATGCCGATCTTACATTATTAATTGATGGTGAAGAGAAATCGTCAAATGCAGGTGGAGGTGGGCCAGTCGACGCTGCTTTTAAAGCTATAGAAATACTTGCAAAAAGTAATACAAAATTACAGCTTTATTCGGTAAGTAGTATTACAAGAGGCACAGATGCTCAAGGCGAGGTAACAGTGCGTCTTGATAAAGATGGCAGAATAGTGAATGGCCATGGTGCAGATACGGACATAGTAATTGCTTCAGTTAAAGCGTATTTAAATGCATTAAATAAAATCCATTTCACAATCGAGCGAGAACACCCACAGCATAGCCAAGTGTAATGAAAGATCGCATGTCATTAGATGAATCCACGCGTAAAGCTTACCTAAATGCATTGGGGATACAGCAATGGCGCACGCGTGATTCACATTATGATGATATTGAAGAGATAACACAGGTAGAGTCTGCATCTAAATCTGTTGTGAAGATTGCTGTAGAAAAGCAAGCAGAACCTGGAGATGTAATTCAGTCTGCAATGAAAGTCGATGTAGAAAAAATTTCTAAAATGG harbors:
- a CDS encoding 2-isopropylmalate synthase, producing the protein MGSNEKLIIFDTTLRDGEQSPGASMTQDEKLHIAKSLERMKVDIIEAGFPIASPGDFESVKAVAAAVTGSTVCGLARALDADIDRAGEALKPASSSRIHTFIATSPIHMERKLRMKPDEVVAQAIAAVKRAGKYTNDIEFSPEDAGRSELDFLCRIIEKVIDAGARTINIPDTVGYNIPHQFGELVGNLINKIPNSDKAVFSVHCHNDLGLAVSNSLSAVLNGARQVECTINGLGERAGNASLEEIVMTVRTRQDVFPCDTSLDTTQIVSTSRLVSTVTGFPVQPNKAIVGANAFAHESGIHQDGVLKARETYEIMRAEDVGWTENRMVLGKHSGRNAFRSRLKELGMDFESDEDLNRAFTAFKELADKKHEIFDEDLFALVADDDTHLEEKFKLVTLRVCSDTNKVPDADLTLLIDGEEKSSNAGGGGPVDAAFKAIEILAKSNTKLQLYSVSSITRGTDAQGEVTVRLDKDGRIVNGHGADTDIVIASVKAYLNALNKIHFTIEREHPQHSQV